A single genomic interval of Spirosoma linguale DSM 74 harbors:
- a CDS encoding transcriptional regulator, PadR-like family (PFAM: transcriptional regulator PadR family protein~KEGG: azc:AZC_1276 transcriptional regulator): MNMSSNSSLLKGSLSVMILRLLEDREKMYGYEITQKVKDLTAGEMTITEGALYPALHKLEADGLLTTETQIVDGRARKYYSLTKTGHTEAAGRIAELAAFLENLNLVLKLKPSI; this comes from the coding sequence ATGAACATGTCATCAAATTCCTCTTTACTAAAAGGTAGCCTGTCGGTTATGATTCTGCGGTTACTGGAAGACCGTGAGAAGATGTACGGCTACGAGATTACGCAAAAGGTGAAAGACCTGACAGCGGGTGAAATGACTATTACGGAAGGTGCTCTCTACCCTGCTCTTCACAAACTCGAAGCCGACGGTCTGCTCACCACCGAAACCCAGATTGTCGACGGCCGCGCCCGCAAATACTATTCGCTCACCAAAACCGGCCATACCGAAGCCGCCGGACGAATCGCCGAACTAGCCGCCTTTCTGGAAAACCTGAATCTGGTCCTGAAACTTAAACCGTCCATCTAA
- a CDS encoding ABC transporter related protein (PFAM: ABC transporter related; ABC transporter transmembrane region~SMART: AAA ATPase~KEGG: sat:SYN_01564 phospholipid-lipopolysaccharide ABC transporter) produces the protein MKTYLRLLSFAKPLGRFLTPFVFTSLLSSVFGVLNFALLIPLLSTLFNQVDTAQVKKLLNQPSPSFVAFFTSPTKVFNYYFAQAFQEYGKVGTLKFVCVVIILSVLLNNVFKYLSVRQLESFKARMVARLREAVFAKTLQLHLGFFSNERKGNLISRTTTDVQEVENSIANTLSAASKEVFLLIGYVVALLSISIKLTLFAIIVIPISGIFIATLVRRMKRDAQEGQQRLSGLVSLLDETFGGMRVVKGFVAEDFILDKFRRENEGYRDAIRSLANRRELASPFSEVVGVAAVASILFYGGLLILNGQSDLTASQFIAYIAIFSQVTRPAKDISNAFSGSQRGLASGERVLELIDTVPLVQDKPDVVTLTGFRDKISVQHVSFAYNVDTPVLRDITFDLQKGKTIALVGSSGGGKSTIADLIPRFYDPTAGQILIDGVDMRDCSMASLRAQMGIVTQESILFNDTIFNNIAFGSAATEAQIMEAARIANAHDFIIAQPDGYQTIIGDRGGKLSGGQRQRISIARAILKNPPILILDEATSALDTESEKLVQEALTRLMANRTTLVIAHRLSTIQHADEILVVNQGRIVERGRHDELLSLDEGFYRKLSTMQSV, from the coding sequence ATGAAAACATACCTTCGATTACTCTCCTTTGCCAAACCGCTGGGCCGATTTCTGACGCCGTTCGTCTTTACATCGCTGCTGTCCAGTGTTTTCGGCGTGCTGAATTTTGCACTGCTCATCCCGTTGCTCAGTACGCTATTTAATCAGGTTGATACCGCGCAGGTAAAGAAGCTTTTAAATCAGCCTTCCCCCTCATTTGTAGCCTTCTTTACGTCGCCAACCAAAGTCTTTAATTATTACTTTGCTCAGGCCTTTCAGGAATATGGGAAAGTTGGGACACTTAAGTTCGTTTGTGTCGTTATTATCCTATCCGTACTGCTCAATAATGTTTTTAAATACTTATCCGTTAGGCAATTAGAATCGTTCAAGGCGCGCATGGTGGCCAGGCTGCGCGAGGCTGTTTTTGCCAAAACGTTGCAACTTCACCTTGGTTTTTTCTCGAACGAGCGCAAAGGCAACCTCATTTCCCGGACTACCACCGACGTACAGGAAGTAGAAAACTCCATCGCCAACACCCTGTCAGCAGCTTCCAAAGAGGTGTTTCTGCTGATTGGCTACGTCGTTGCGCTACTCAGCATTTCGATCAAACTGACATTGTTTGCCATTATCGTCATTCCTATTTCAGGGATTTTTATTGCCACGCTGGTTCGCCGGATGAAGCGCGACGCCCAGGAAGGGCAGCAGCGGTTGAGTGGTCTTGTGAGCCTTCTGGACGAAACCTTTGGCGGTATGCGCGTAGTAAAAGGATTCGTGGCCGAAGACTTTATTCTGGATAAGTTTCGGCGGGAAAACGAAGGCTACCGCGACGCCATTCGCTCGCTGGCCAACCGGCGGGAACTGGCGTCGCCGTTCTCGGAAGTGGTAGGTGTAGCCGCCGTAGCCAGTATCCTGTTTTATGGTGGGCTACTGATCCTGAATGGGCAATCCGATCTGACGGCATCCCAATTCATAGCGTACATCGCCATTTTCTCACAGGTGACGCGGCCGGCCAAAGATATTTCCAACGCCTTCAGCGGCTCGCAGCGGGGACTGGCTTCGGGTGAGCGGGTGCTGGAACTGATCGACACGGTACCTTTGGTGCAGGACAAACCCGATGTGGTGACGCTGACTGGTTTCCGGGATAAAATCTCGGTGCAGCATGTGTCGTTTGCCTACAATGTAGATACGCCCGTGTTACGAGACATTACGTTCGATCTGCAAAAGGGTAAAACCATTGCGCTGGTAGGCTCATCGGGGGGGGGTAAATCGACCATTGCTGACTTGATTCCGCGTTTTTATGACCCCACGGCTGGGCAAATCCTGATTGATGGCGTCGACATGCGCGATTGTAGTATGGCGTCCCTGCGCGCGCAAATGGGTATCGTAACGCAGGAGAGTATTCTGTTCAACGACACGATTTTCAATAACATCGCCTTTGGCAGTGCCGCTACCGAGGCCCAGATCATGGAAGCGGCCCGGATTGCCAATGCACACGACTTCATCATAGCGCAGCCCGACGGGTACCAGACTATCATCGGCGATCGGGGCGGCAAACTATCGGGCGGTCAGCGGCAGCGCATCAGTATTGCCCGCGCCATCCTGAAAAACCCGCCAATCCTAATTCTGGACGAAGCCACATCCGCCCTCGATACGGAATCTGAAAAGCTGGTTCAGGAAGCCCTCACCCGCCTGATGGCCAACCGGACAACGCTGGTAATTGCTCACCGGCTCAGTACGATTCAACACGCCGATGAGATTCTAGTGGTCAATCAGGGGCGCATTGTCGAGCGCGGTCGCCACGACGAGCTGCTCTCGCTGGACGAAGGTTTCTACCGGAAGTTGAGTACCATGCAGAGCGTATAA